The following proteins are encoded in a genomic region of Sorangiineae bacterium MSr12523:
- the ybeY gene encoding rRNA maturation RNase YbeY, translating into MAMLDLLQLQESELSIVLTDDDHIHELNKVYRGKDKPTDVLAFAMREGEFSNLAGELLGDVIVSIETARRQAAARQVDALTEVTMLVAHGLLHLLGWDHDTPVRDKAMRKETDRLCAAAAPGVDGPQSGALGKKAPPSGALGKKRAASGAGRQSTPSAKVTKARRPQRREPKG; encoded by the coding sequence ATGGCCATGCTCGACCTTCTTCAATTGCAAGAGTCCGAGCTTTCTATCGTCTTAACAGACGACGATCACATTCACGAATTGAACAAAGTCTATCGCGGAAAAGACAAGCCGACAGACGTCTTGGCATTCGCGATGCGTGAGGGCGAGTTTTCCAATCTTGCCGGCGAGCTTCTCGGCGATGTCATCGTCAGCATCGAGACCGCGAGAAGACAGGCTGCCGCGCGCCAGGTGGACGCCCTCACCGAGGTGACGATGTTGGTGGCACATGGGTTGTTGCACCTACTGGGGTGGGACCATGACACCCCAGTCCGCGACAAGGCCATGCGAAAGGAAACGGATCGGCTTTGCGCGGCCGCGGCCCCTGGCGTGGACGGCCCCCAAAGCGGGGCCTTGGGTAAGAAGGCTCCCCCAAGCGGGGCCTTGGGCAAGAAGCGCGCTGCAAGCGGGGCCGGGCGCCAATCCACTCCGTCCGCCAAAGTTACCAAGGCCCGCCGCCCTCAAAGGAGAGAGCCAAAGGGTTGA
- the fsa gene encoding fructose-6-phosphate aldolase: MKLFIDSADLSEIKEIASMGILDGCTTNPSLLAKVGRKIETAIPEICEIVDGPVSAEVVSVNYEEILTEGRALAKLHKNVVVKVPLISEGLKAVKTFTKEGIKTNVTLCFSATQALLAAKAGATFISPFLGRIDDTSHEGMELIEQIVTIYQNYDLPTQVLAASIRSPYHVTQAAMVGAHCATIPGSILKQLIKHPLTDIGLEKFLADAKKSAATAK, from the coding sequence ATGAAGCTCTTTATCGACAGCGCCGACCTGAGCGAGATCAAAGAAATTGCCTCGATGGGCATTTTGGACGGCTGCACGACCAATCCCAGCCTGCTCGCCAAAGTGGGGCGCAAGATCGAGACCGCCATCCCCGAAATCTGCGAGATCGTCGACGGTCCCGTTTCGGCGGAGGTCGTCTCCGTCAACTACGAGGAAATCCTCACCGAGGGTCGCGCGCTCGCCAAGTTGCACAAGAACGTCGTCGTGAAGGTGCCGCTCATCTCCGAAGGTCTCAAGGCGGTGAAGACCTTCACCAAGGAAGGCATCAAGACCAACGTCACCCTGTGTTTCAGCGCCACGCAGGCCCTTCTCGCGGCCAAAGCCGGCGCCACGTTCATCTCGCCCTTCCTCGGCCGCATCGACGACACGTCGCACGAGGGTATGGAACTCATCGAGCAGATCGTCACCATTTATCAAAATTACGATCTGCCCACCCAGGTGCTCGCGGCGAGCATCCGCAGCCCGTACCACGTGACGCAGGCCGCGATGGTGGGTGCTCATTGCGCCACCATTCCGGGTAGCATTTTGAAGCAACTCATCAAGCATCCGCTCACGGATATTGGACTCGAGAAGTTCCTCGCCGATGCAAAGAAATCGGCTGCCACGGCCAAATAG
- a CDS encoding glycosyltransferase family 2 protein produces MKACVIIPAYDAAASLASVLEELKRELPEIPPDRLIVVDDGSRDGTVTVAREAGVRVVSHAKNLGKGAALSTGLREARDLGCAVALTVDADGQHPAASARAVLEGSADPHALVLGVRDLVRSGAPRANQFSNGISNFFLSRFAGRTLSDTQCGLRRYPVEETLALGPRSTGYAFEAEIILLFCAVRAGVVEVPIEVVYPPEDERVTHFDSVRDPARIIAVVLRTVFATRLRSLRRFTAYNT; encoded by the coding sequence ATGAAGGCTTGCGTCATCATTCCCGCGTACGACGCGGCGGCGAGTTTGGCGTCGGTGCTCGAAGAGCTCAAGAGGGAACTGCCTGAAATTCCGCCGGATCGGCTCATTGTTGTCGACGACGGTTCGCGTGACGGGACGGTGACCGTGGCCCGCGAGGCTGGGGTTCGGGTCGTTTCCCATGCGAAAAATCTCGGGAAAGGCGCTGCTCTATCGACCGGATTGCGCGAGGCTCGCGACTTGGGGTGCGCCGTTGCGCTCACCGTAGACGCCGACGGGCAGCATCCGGCCGCATCGGCACGCGCGGTGCTCGAGGGTTCGGCCGATCCGCATGCGCTCGTGCTCGGCGTACGCGATTTGGTGCGCTCGGGTGCGCCTCGCGCGAACCAGTTTTCCAACGGGATCTCCAATTTTTTCCTGTCGCGGTTCGCGGGGAGGACGTTGTCGGACACGCAGTGCGGACTGCGCCGTTATCCCGTGGAGGAAACGCTTGCGCTTGGTCCGCGCTCCACGGGCTACGCGTTCGAGGCGGAGATCATTTTGCTCTTCTGCGCGGTGCGGGCGGGTGTCGTGGAGGTCCCCATCGAGGTGGTGTACCCGCCGGAGGATGAGCGCGTTACCCACTTCGACAGCGTGCGCGATCCGGCACGGATCATCGCCGTGGTGCTGCGCACCGTGTTCGCGACCCGCTTGCGGTCGCTGCGGCGGTTCACGGCCTACAATACGTGA
- a CDS encoding C45 family peptidase, with amino-acid sequence MLWRRHKKKLIALGVLLLAAPVGHWVVKAATGIAPPAGMASVLTTTAAEAVREENGIRRAGKAYARVRAGVREVYLEGDAESIGRDHARLLRDRMMNNELTLWDDFERAVPFAPARALLMDLGRIQYRHVDRGVPEARLRELAAEAAAFEPEPLSGTMPTYHRLLFLHALYDIALSFEHSPLIGCSSFALGPSRTENGHALMARAFDFEAGDVFDRDKSVYFVRGPGTIPFASVAWPGLIGVMSGMNLEGVSIVVHGGRAREPRTSGIPVVFSLREVLERAHDTDEAVAILREQSVMVSHIVMVTDARGHAVVVERAPGEPVSVREGSEDRLALTNHFEGALKDDPRDHQVRAGTSTLARRSRLDEMLAEVGPSAGSVPRMVSMLRDHRCAANVPGACELGDRRTIDALIATHGIVADATDRVLWVSEGPHLSGRFVRFDLRTIFGEGHDPARDPEPETLPADPILQDGRYEAGRAHAGGWHVKGEGR; translated from the coding sequence TTGTTGTGGAGGCGGCATAAAAAGAAGCTGATCGCGCTCGGCGTGCTGCTCTTGGCGGCACCGGTGGGGCATTGGGTCGTGAAGGCGGCGACCGGAATCGCGCCTCCGGCCGGCATGGCTAGCGTGCTGACGACGACCGCCGCCGAAGCCGTGCGCGAGGAGAATGGAATCCGGCGCGCCGGCAAGGCCTATGCACGGGTGCGTGCCGGCGTGCGCGAGGTGTACCTCGAGGGCGACGCCGAGAGCATCGGGCGCGATCATGCGCGGCTGCTTCGCGACCGCATGATGAACAACGAGCTCACGTTATGGGACGACTTCGAGCGAGCGGTGCCGTTCGCTCCGGCGCGAGCCCTGCTGATGGACCTGGGGCGGATTCAGTACCGCCACGTCGATCGCGGCGTTCCCGAGGCGCGTCTTCGCGAGCTGGCGGCAGAAGCCGCTGCATTCGAGCCCGAGCCTCTGTCGGGCACGATGCCGACATACCATCGCCTGCTCTTTTTGCATGCGCTCTACGACATCGCTTTGAGCTTCGAGCATTCGCCGCTCATCGGTTGCTCGAGCTTCGCGCTCGGTCCGAGCCGCACCGAAAATGGGCATGCGCTGATGGCGCGTGCCTTCGACTTCGAGGCGGGGGACGTCTTCGATCGCGACAAGTCGGTGTACTTCGTGCGCGGCCCGGGCACGATTCCATTTGCCAGCGTGGCCTGGCCGGGGCTCATCGGCGTGATGAGCGGGATGAACCTCGAGGGCGTCTCCATCGTGGTGCACGGAGGGCGCGCGCGGGAGCCGCGCACCTCGGGCATTCCCGTGGTGTTCTCGCTGCGCGAGGTGCTCGAGCGCGCGCACGACACCGACGAGGCGGTCGCGATCCTGCGCGAGCAGTCGGTCATGGTGTCGCACATCGTGATGGTCACGGACGCACGCGGTCACGCCGTCGTCGTGGAGCGCGCGCCGGGCGAGCCGGTGAGCGTGCGCGAGGGGAGCGAGGATCGCCTGGCGCTGACGAACCATTTCGAGGGCGCGCTGAAGGACGATCCGCGCGATCATCAGGTGCGCGCGGGCACGTCGACCCTGGCGCGCCGCTCGCGGTTGGACGAGATGCTCGCCGAGGTGGGACCGTCGGCGGGCAGCGTCCCGCGCATGGTGAGCATGCTGCGCGACCACCGCTGCGCCGCGAATGTGCCGGGCGCGTGCGAGCTCGGCGACCGGCGCACGATCGACGCCCTCATTGCCACGCATGGCATCGTTGCCGACGCAACGGATCGCGTGCTGTGGGTTAGCGAAGGGCCTCATTTGTCCGGCCGTTTCGTGCGCTTCGATCTGCGCACCATCTTTGGCGAAGGGCACGATCCGGCGCGCGATCCGGAGCCGGAGACGCTGCCGGCCGATCCCATCTTGCAAGATGGCCGCTACGAAGCGGGGCGCGCGCACGCGGGCGGGTGGCACGTGAAAGGAGAAGGGCGATGA
- a CDS encoding outer membrane lipoprotein carrier protein LolA: protein MTGWSRRRFLVGIGAASLAMRHADLARAADDVDAALAEVARARASLKTLVGPFTQERTIGLMSAKVKSTGTLTLVRPERLRWELAAPDSVVYWVGPEGVAYQSTHGRGRMPVTQGKLAVALEDIRTLLGGDLAQLKQRYELRVVSRNDDGISFEATPRATANGGGKLDKILFSLDRERVRPTRATLVEGPRDRTEITFGTLERDVTVDAAKVRAPF, encoded by the coding sequence ATGACAGGTTGGTCGCGAAGGCGTTTTCTCGTCGGCATCGGCGCGGCCTCGCTGGCCATGCGTCACGCGGACCTCGCCCGCGCGGCGGACGACGTGGACGCGGCGTTGGCCGAGGTGGCACGCGCGCGGGCGTCGCTGAAGACGCTCGTGGGACCGTTCACGCAGGAGCGGACCATCGGGCTCATGTCGGCGAAGGTCAAGTCGACGGGCACGCTCACCTTGGTGCGTCCGGAGCGATTGCGCTGGGAGCTCGCGGCCCCTGACTCGGTCGTCTACTGGGTCGGGCCGGAAGGTGTCGCCTACCAGAGCACGCACGGCCGCGGGCGCATGCCGGTCACGCAGGGAAAACTCGCCGTGGCGCTGGAGGACATCCGCACCTTGCTCGGCGGCGATCTGGCGCAACTGAAACAGCGCTACGAGTTGCGCGTGGTCTCGCGCAACGACGACGGCATCTCCTTCGAGGCCACGCCGCGTGCGACGGCGAACGGTGGCGGCAAGCTCGATAAAATTCTCTTCTCACTCGACCGCGAGCGCGTGCGGCCAACGCGCGCCACGCTCGTCGAAGGACCGCGCGATCGCACGGAAATTACCTTCGGTACGCTCGAGCGCGACGTGACCGTGGACGCGGCGAAAGTTCGCGCGCCATTCTAA
- a CDS encoding GNAT family N-acetyltransferase, translated as MPIDSSDAHDLWYAVDSSRRELEPWLPWVPFNVDPDASFRYADASALDWDNARACRFGIRDRASRKFLGVVGLESFAHLHQSVELGYWLRSDVTGRGCMTEAAGMLLTWAFRELKAHRVRVAAATDNHASLAVIRRLGFRFEGIAREAERCHGRWLDHAVFALLSSDKRP; from the coding sequence GTGCCGATCGACTCGTCGGACGCCCACGATCTCTGGTACGCGGTCGACTCGTCGCGTCGTGAGCTGGAGCCGTGGCTTCCGTGGGTGCCCTTCAACGTCGACCCCGATGCGAGCTTCCGCTACGCCGACGCGAGCGCACTCGACTGGGACAACGCCCGCGCATGCCGCTTCGGCATCCGCGATCGCGCGTCGCGGAAGTTTCTCGGGGTGGTAGGCCTCGAGTCGTTCGCGCACCTGCACCAGAGCGTCGAGCTCGGTTATTGGCTGCGAAGCGACGTGACCGGCCGCGGCTGCATGACGGAGGCCGCGGGCATGCTCCTGACGTGGGCCTTTCGCGAGCTGAAAGCCCACCGGGTGCGCGTAGCCGCAGCAACGGACAACCACGCATCCCTGGCGGTCATCCGCCGCCTTGGATTCCGCTTCGAAGGCATCGCCCGCGAGGCCGAACGCTGCCACGGCCGCTGGCTCGATCACGCCGTCTTCGCGTTGCTGTCGTCCGACAAGCGTCCCTGA
- a CDS encoding polymer-forming cytoskeletal protein: protein MIDKSSSAAGAPGTAAVKQTLVEEGTTFKGSLTSNCPIVVKGRIEGDVAAPSLNVSTSGSVSGSVKVTDLRSAGELSGDFESETVQLSGVVKDNTRLRAKSLEVRLAAPSGKMQVVFGECTLDVGEPLTKEEVIKAAAAPPVVEAKPAEPAPEAKADDKKGGKDKDKGGGDTTKPSVHPKDGKEEGANGAPADATK, encoded by the coding sequence ATGATCGATAAGAGCAGCAGCGCAGCAGGCGCACCGGGAACAGCAGCGGTGAAGCAGACCCTCGTCGAAGAGGGAACGACGTTCAAAGGCTCTCTGACTTCGAACTGCCCCATCGTGGTCAAAGGCCGAATCGAAGGAGACGTGGCCGCGCCGTCGCTCAACGTGAGCACGTCGGGCTCGGTGAGCGGCAGCGTGAAGGTCACCGACCTTCGTTCGGCGGGCGAACTCTCGGGCGATTTCGAGTCCGAGACGGTGCAGCTCTCCGGCGTCGTCAAAGACAACACGCGCCTTCGCGCGAAGTCCCTCGAGGTGCGCCTCGCGGCGCCCAGCGGGAAGATGCAGGTCGTCTTCGGCGAGTGCACCCTCGACGTGGGCGAACCCCTGACCAAAGAGGAAGTCATCAAGGCCGCCGCCGCGCCCCCCGTCGTGGAAGCGAAGCCCGCCGAACCCGCCCCCGAGGCCAAGGCCGACGACAAGAAGGGCGGCAAGGACAAAGACAAGGGAGGCGGCGACACCACCAAGCCTTCCGTGCACCCCAAAGACGGCAAAGAAGAAGGCGCCAACGGCGCCCCCGCCGACGCCACCAAGTAG
- a CDS encoding pentapeptide repeat-containing protein, giving the protein MSQHMPEFTPDVILSKIKRGERLERADLRGVNLARAPLEGANLRRCDLEGSNLEGARLSRANLKNASLREAYLVSADLREANLDNADLEGANLEGAILAGANLSRANLEGANLVGADLTGAKFSYAQLDSANLGCADLSGAVLSHADLVEAYLGAAKLLVADLSNANLRSANLEEADFTDARLNDAELVSVNARAAKFIGASLLKVNLSNANLTDSDLEKADARHANLTGATLDGANVNGLKVGGLSGTGKPLKNLRGEWIDVTIPGDGSTRASSAQMPGILAGEVPTLVAPSQLPPQAAVGGRLPAKRYFGRGDTFRNASLEFDEGATVEIESLFEQCSITLGNGVELVIGKSGILAGCQINGFGKIIINGHYYERSAPGIVGPREVIVTAGGTLVGAVEQAPEEGTRFAFEPGSKLRMKISKAGTNGKGAGGAGQGKAGQSSKSGRT; this is encoded by the coding sequence ATGAGCCAACACATGCCGGAATTCACACCTGACGTCATCCTCAGCAAGATCAAGCGCGGCGAGAGGCTCGAGCGGGCCGACTTGCGCGGCGTGAACCTCGCACGCGCACCGCTCGAGGGGGCGAATCTCCGACGTTGCGATCTGGAAGGATCGAACCTCGAGGGCGCGCGCCTCTCCCGCGCCAACCTGAAGAACGCCAGCTTGCGCGAGGCGTACCTGGTGAGCGCCGATCTTCGCGAGGCAAATCTCGACAATGCCGACTTGGAGGGCGCGAATCTCGAAGGCGCCATCCTCGCCGGCGCGAATTTGAGCCGCGCGAACCTCGAAGGCGCCAACTTGGTCGGCGCCGATCTCACGGGCGCGAAATTCAGCTACGCGCAGCTCGATTCGGCCAACCTCGGGTGCGCCGATTTGAGCGGCGCCGTGCTCTCCCACGCGGACTTGGTGGAGGCTTACCTCGGCGCGGCCAAGCTTCTCGTGGCCGATCTGTCGAACGCGAACCTTCGCTCGGCGAACCTCGAGGAGGCTGACTTCACCGATGCGCGTTTGAACGACGCGGAGCTGGTGAGCGTCAATGCGCGTGCGGCGAAGTTCATCGGGGCCTCGCTCCTCAAAGTGAACCTGTCGAACGCGAACCTGACCGATTCCGATCTGGAAAAGGCGGACGCGCGGCATGCGAACCTCACGGGCGCGACGCTCGACGGCGCCAACGTGAACGGCCTCAAGGTGGGCGGTCTGTCGGGCACCGGCAAGCCGCTGAAGAACCTGCGCGGCGAGTGGATCGACGTGACCATCCCCGGCGATGGTTCGACGCGGGCGAGTTCCGCGCAGATGCCCGGCATTCTCGCAGGCGAGGTGCCCACGTTGGTGGCGCCGTCGCAGTTGCCGCCGCAAGCCGCCGTGGGTGGCCGGCTGCCGGCAAAGCGCTACTTCGGCCGGGGCGACACGTTCCGCAATGCGAGCCTCGAGTTCGACGAGGGCGCAACGGTGGAGATCGAGAGCCTCTTCGAACAGTGCTCGATCACGCTGGGCAACGGCGTCGAATTGGTGATCGGCAAATCGGGAATCTTGGCCGGTTGTCAGATCAACGGTTTTGGCAAGATCATCATCAACGGCCACTACTACGAGCGCTCGGCCCCGGGCATCGTGGGGCCGCGTGAGGTGATCGTCACCGCCGGCGGCACCCTGGTGGGCGCCGTCGAGCAAGCGCCCGAGGAGGGAACGCGCTTTGCGTTCGAGCCCGGCTCCAAGCTTCGCATGAAGATCAGCAAGGCGGGGACGAACGGGAAAGGCGCCGGCGGCGCAGGACAAGGTAAGGCGGGGCAATCGTCGAAGAGTGGGAGGACCTGA
- a CDS encoding helix-hairpin-helix domain-containing protein, giving the protein MGGSPSTPPALDPNAPLAQPDSASVSPFTTLDLGGSFSMQSEFPPSLASTSQVDPGDVRGLFGELAAQHMQPVRDFMLELTAQPADTSWLEICEPAIRSLRRSAEGMDLPDLANALDGYGASLSAAINAGGKVIEGQVREAVLAAYTGLVTVLPEAFTLPEKSSGAQREALIVHAVLRQVPGVTRQAIDKLYGAGLTSLETLYAAKAEDLSAAAGISREVAERIVAKASAFRTERDRGRDVEREELAFTTALLRKLHEEYERATEEWADSASGSRKRHVRQARAEALLKVEIILARWGAVKLVQELDKLSFERKLEKIERYVKEEAAKTR; this is encoded by the coding sequence ATGGGAGGTTCGCCGTCGACACCGCCGGCACTCGATCCCAATGCGCCCCTCGCGCAGCCGGATTCGGCCAGCGTCTCGCCTTTTACGACGTTGGACTTGGGAGGTTCATTTTCGATGCAGAGTGAGTTCCCACCTTCGCTGGCTTCGACCAGCCAGGTCGATCCGGGCGACGTTCGCGGACTCTTCGGAGAGCTTGCTGCGCAACACATGCAGCCGGTTCGCGATTTCATGTTGGAGCTCACCGCGCAACCTGCCGACACGTCGTGGCTCGAGATCTGTGAGCCCGCGATCCGTTCGCTGCGCCGTTCGGCCGAGGGCATGGATCTGCCCGATCTGGCGAACGCGCTCGATGGCTACGGGGCGTCGCTCTCGGCCGCCATCAACGCCGGTGGGAAGGTGATCGAGGGCCAGGTGCGCGAAGCGGTGCTCGCCGCCTATACGGGTTTGGTCACCGTCCTTCCTGAAGCCTTCACGTTGCCCGAGAAGTCCTCCGGAGCGCAGCGTGAGGCCCTCATCGTCCACGCGGTGTTGCGCCAGGTGCCCGGCGTGACCCGGCAAGCCATCGACAAATTGTACGGCGCAGGTCTGACCTCTTTGGAGACGCTGTATGCGGCCAAGGCCGAAGATCTGAGCGCAGCCGCCGGCATCTCGCGCGAGGTGGCCGAGCGCATCGTGGCCAAGGCGAGCGCGTTCCGCACGGAGCGCGACCGCGGTCGCGACGTCGAACGCGAAGAGCTTGCATTTACGACTGCGCTCCTGCGAAAACTGCATGAGGAATACGAACGCGCCACGGAAGAATGGGCGGATTCGGCATCGGGCTCGCGCAAGCGTCACGTGCGACAGGCACGGGCCGAGGCGCTGCTCAAAGTCGAAATCATTCTTGCGCGGTGGGGCGCGGTCAAACTCGTTCAGGAACTCGACAAGCTATCGTTTGAACGCAAGCTCGAAAAAATCGAACGCTACGTGAAAGAAGAAGCCGCGAAGACTCGCTGA
- a CDS encoding helical backbone metal receptor, translating into MLKIRDDRQRELLFGNPPRRVVSLVPSDTLTVAELGCAGALVGRTDYCELPEDVVAKVPSIGGTKNPRLDDIADLSPDLVIANQEENTKSDLEKLAQRGIRVYVAFPRRVADGIAHMARLARIFKVDRDPKVRALCKEAYENVREAEARQKERPALRTFCPIWMKPLMTIHGSTFISDMLYLAGADNVFADRERKYPLAADLGRGEPLDASATLGRDVRYPRVTMEEVEARAPELILLPDEPHPFSEEDADVFRATKTPAAERGAVVRTSGKDLCWYGARSAAALPRVRTLVDMHRPLSV; encoded by the coding sequence ATGCTCAAAATCCGAGACGACCGCCAGCGTGAGCTATTGTTCGGCAACCCGCCGCGACGGGTCGTATCGCTCGTGCCGAGCGATACCTTGACCGTAGCCGAGCTCGGATGTGCAGGCGCACTCGTGGGTCGCACCGACTATTGCGAGTTGCCCGAAGACGTGGTTGCGAAGGTGCCCAGCATCGGCGGAACGAAGAATCCCCGGCTGGACGATATTGCGGATTTGTCTCCCGATCTCGTAATTGCCAATCAGGAAGAGAATACGAAAAGCGATTTGGAGAAACTCGCCCAACGCGGTATTCGCGTTTACGTCGCATTCCCCCGACGTGTGGCCGACGGCATCGCCCACATGGCCAGGCTCGCGCGCATTTTCAAGGTCGACCGCGACCCCAAGGTGCGTGCACTCTGCAAAGAAGCTTACGAGAACGTGCGTGAGGCGGAGGCTCGTCAAAAGGAACGGCCGGCGCTGCGGACGTTCTGTCCTATTTGGATGAAGCCTCTGATGACCATTCACGGCAGCACGTTCATCAGCGACATGCTGTACCTCGCCGGTGCGGACAACGTGTTTGCCGATCGCGAACGAAAGTATCCGCTTGCTGCAGATCTCGGTCGCGGCGAGCCGCTCGATGCGAGCGCGACGCTTGGGCGCGACGTGCGCTACCCTCGGGTGACCATGGAAGAAGTGGAGGCGCGCGCTCCGGAGCTGATCCTGCTCCCGGACGAGCCGCATCCTTTTTCGGAAGAAGATGCAGATGTCTTCCGCGCAACGAAAACACCGGCTGCCGAGCGCGGCGCGGTGGTGCGAACGAGCGGTAAGGATCTGTGTTGGTACGGTGCACGCAGCGCCGCAGCTCTGCCCCGTGTTCGCACCCTCGTCGACATGCATCGACCTTTGTCCGTGTAG
- a CDS encoding phosphatase PAP2 family protein, with protein MKIAFATRARRRLRLAAMFLTMACTSTLAETASASDPDHVEWSRDWPRLRVVEGLNIVAMTIGSYAVNEYWKPATSASIRGGWLFDDAVRDALRGRTAGAQNWFIDAGDILYKGAVLLPYIVDVYVVALGIHQSADVAIEMMLINLQSLGTTGVVTLSVERGSARARPYTDQCQPDGTTRDGSGRTLANGCGNDGDFQSFYSGHAAAVATMAGLTCVHHQHLPLYGGGFADLAPCLLMMGAAAGTGVSRVVADRHWSTDVLMGWGVGALSGYVLPSLLHYGFGGGRALGEIRTAGMHMVPVPQVYTGGAGMGFAGVF; from the coding sequence ATGAAGATTGCCTTTGCCACCCGCGCACGTCGAAGACTTCGTCTCGCTGCGATGTTCCTGACCATGGCGTGCACCTCCACGCTGGCGGAAACCGCGTCCGCGTCGGACCCGGATCACGTCGAATGGAGCCGCGATTGGCCGCGTCTCCGCGTGGTCGAAGGGCTGAACATCGTCGCCATGACCATCGGCTCGTACGCGGTCAACGAGTATTGGAAACCCGCCACGTCGGCGAGCATCCGCGGCGGTTGGCTCTTCGACGATGCCGTGCGCGATGCCCTGCGTGGCCGCACGGCCGGTGCGCAGAACTGGTTCATCGACGCCGGTGACATTCTGTACAAAGGCGCCGTCTTGTTGCCTTACATCGTCGATGTGTACGTCGTCGCGCTCGGCATTCACCAGAGCGCGGACGTGGCCATCGAGATGATGCTCATCAACCTGCAATCGCTGGGCACCACCGGCGTGGTCACCCTGTCGGTCGAACGTGGCTCGGCACGAGCGCGGCCTTATACCGATCAATGCCAACCGGATGGGACCACCCGCGATGGGTCGGGTCGCACCCTGGCCAATGGCTGCGGGAACGATGGCGATTTTCAAAGCTTCTACAGCGGCCACGCTGCCGCGGTGGCGACGATGGCGGGCCTCACGTGCGTGCACCATCAGCACCTTCCGCTCTACGGCGGCGGATTCGCGGACTTGGCTCCGTGCCTGCTCATGATGGGCGCGGCCGCCGGAACGGGTGTTTCGCGCGTCGTTGCCGATCGGCATTGGTCGACGGACGTGCTCATGGGATGGGGCGTGGGAGCCCTCTCCGGTTACGTGCTTCCTTCTCTTCTTCACTACGGATTCGGCGGGGGTCGGGCGCTGGGCGAGATCCGCACGGCAGGCATGCACATGGTTCCAGTACCGCAAGTCTACACGGGCGGTGCGGGCATGGGATTCGCGGGAGTTTTCTGA